A genomic segment from Gracilimonas sediminicola encodes:
- the paaA gene encoding 1,2-phenylacetyl-CoA epoxidase subunit PaaA, with amino-acid sequence MENQEKLDEFQARIDAGEKIEPKDWMPERYRQQLIRMMSQHAHSEIVGMLPEGNWIERAPSLKRKLVLLAKVQDEAGHGLYLYSATETLGIDRSELVDQYLYGSAKYSSIFNYPTMTYADICAIGWLVDGAAIVNQTMLARSSYGPYSRANVRICKEESFHKKQGYEMLAKMADGTPEQQKMAQDSVNRWWWPSLMMFGPHDSDSPNSAELIKWQVKLKTNDELRQHFVDRMVMEAEAIGVTLPDPDLEYNEETGHWDFGDIPWDEFWNVVKGNGIMNRDRIKARRKAHEDGEWVREAANAYARKKKLSQEKAS; translated from the coding sequence ATGGAGAATCAAGAAAAGTTAGACGAATTTCAAGCCCGCATTGATGCGGGAGAAAAAATAGAGCCCAAAGATTGGATGCCCGAACGGTATCGGCAGCAATTAATCAGGATGATGAGCCAGCATGCTCACTCCGAAATTGTGGGTATGTTACCGGAAGGAAACTGGATTGAACGGGCTCCTTCATTGAAACGAAAATTGGTGCTTTTAGCCAAAGTTCAGGACGAAGCCGGTCACGGACTCTATTTATATAGTGCTACGGAAACGCTTGGCATTGATCGCAGCGAACTTGTTGATCAATATTTATATGGCAGCGCTAAATATTCCAGCATTTTCAACTACCCAACCATGACCTATGCCGATATTTGCGCCATTGGCTGGCTGGTAGATGGAGCGGCCATCGTAAATCAAACCATGCTGGCTCGTTCTTCTTACGGCCCTTACTCCCGGGCGAATGTTCGTATCTGTAAGGAAGAAAGCTTTCATAAGAAACAAGGGTATGAGATGCTCGCCAAAATGGCCGATGGAACCCCTGAGCAACAAAAAATGGCTCAGGATTCTGTTAACCGATGGTGGTGGCCAAGCCTGATGATGTTTGGTCCACACGATTCTGATTCTCCAAACAGTGCCGAACTCATTAAATGGCAGGTAAAGCTGAAAACCAATGATGAGCTGCGTCAGCATTTTGTAGATCGCATGGTGATGGAAGCGGAAGCTATAGGCGTAACCCTGCCCGACCCGGACCTTGAATATAATGAAGAAACCGGGCACTGGGACTTCGGCGACATTCCGTGGGATGAATTTTGGAACGTGGTTAAAGGTAATGGCATCATGAACCGGGATCGAATAAAGGCCCGCCGTAAAGCTCATGAAGATGGTGAGTGGGTTCGTGAAGCTGCAAATGCTTACGCCCGCAAAAAGAAATTGAGCCAGGAAAAGGCATCGTAA
- the hppD gene encoding 4-hydroxyphenylpyruvate dioxygenase, which translates to MANQPDTIDRPLEEKFDDHLGLQDVDYVEHYVNNAKQAAHFYITTFGFEMKAYSGLETGIRDRASYYLEQGNIRFVISAPLNSNSPIAQFVQKHGDGIKDIAMHVEDVDRAFNESVKRGAEPVLEPHDMKDEHGSIRKAAIKTYGDVIHSFIDRSDYNGLFMPGFQAKESLVKADPVGVEFVDHCVGNVELGRMEDWVDFYRDVLGFTQYISFDDKDISTEYSALMSRVMAGGRGMIKFPINEPAEGKKKSQIEEYLDFFEGPGVQHVALLTGDIIETVGKLRDRGVEFLKVPTTYYEELEDRVGKIDEPIDKLEDLGILVDRDDEGYLLQIFTKPVVDRPTLFFEIIQRKGARGFGKGNFKALFEAIEREQDARGNL; encoded by the coding sequence ATGGCCAACCAACCCGATACGATAGACCGACCCCTCGAAGAGAAATTTGATGATCATCTTGGCCTGCAGGATGTGGACTATGTGGAACATTATGTGAACAACGCCAAGCAGGCGGCTCATTTCTATATCACCACTTTTGGGTTTGAGATGAAGGCCTATTCAGGATTAGAAACGGGTATTCGCGACCGGGCTTCCTATTACCTGGAACAGGGGAATATCCGGTTTGTGATTTCAGCTCCGCTAAACAGTAATTCGCCGATTGCACAGTTTGTTCAAAAGCATGGGGACGGCATCAAAGATATTGCCATGCACGTGGAGGATGTGGACCGGGCGTTTAATGAATCGGTGAAAAGGGGAGCTGAGCCGGTTTTGGAGCCTCATGATATGAAGGACGAACACGGTAGCATCCGCAAGGCAGCCATTAAAACGTACGGAGATGTGATCCACTCTTTTATAGACCGGTCGGACTACAACGGTTTGTTCATGCCGGGATTTCAAGCTAAGGAAAGCCTGGTAAAAGCAGACCCGGTTGGTGTTGAGTTTGTGGATCATTGTGTAGGAAACGTGGAGCTGGGCCGAATGGAAGACTGGGTGGACTTTTACCGGGATGTGCTCGGTTTCACTCAATACATCAGTTTTGATGACAAAGACATCTCCACCGAATACTCAGCGTTGATGAGCCGCGTGATGGCCGGTGGCCGCGGGATGATAAAATTCCCGATCAATGAGCCGGCAGAAGGAAAGAAGAAATCCCAGATTGAAGAATACCTGGATTTCTTCGAAGGTCCGGGCGTGCAGCACGTAGCTCTGCTCACCGGTGATATCATCGAAACCGTAGGAAAGCTGAGGGATCGCGGCGTTGAATTTCTGAAAGTTCCAACCACCTATTACGAGGAATTGGAAGACCGGGTGGGTAAAATTGATGAGCCCATCGACAAGCTGGAGGATTTGGGAATTCTGGTGGACCGCGATGATGAAGGATATCTGCTTCAGATTTTCACCAAGCCGGTAGTGGATCGGCCAACGTTATTCTTTGAAATCATTCAGCGAAAAGGAGCCCGAGGTTTCGGAAAAGGAAACTTCAAAGCCCTATTCGAAGCCATCGAACGTGAACAAGACGCCAGAGGCAACCTTTAA
- a CDS encoding homogentisate 1,2-dioxygenase has protein sequence MYYHALGKIPHKRHTIFRRPDGELYTEELFGAEGFHGNSSLLYHHHMPTRVVKIEEGAEVIVKKADEKTLRHRLLKTKDVPAGGDPITGRKVLMFNNDIQIGTARPNGNMDYFYRNGEHDELIFIHEGEGHIQSVFGRLDFGYGDYIFLPRGTTYQMNFETDDNRFLFAESTGPIEFPKRYLSEMGQFMENSPFCERDFRLPSEQLFFPEEGEFEVRIKKGGRFHHYTFDHHPCDVVGWDGYLYPWIFNIKDFEPITGRIHQPPPVHQTFRGHNYVVCSFCPRKFDYHPESIPAPYNHSNVDSDEMIYYVEGDFMSREGIGYADITLHPGGIPHGPQPGKAEASIGAEETDEYAVMIDTFHPMYVTEEAMRLDDPSYPYSWLEDE, from the coding sequence ATGTACTACCACGCATTAGGGAAAATCCCGCATAAACGTCACACCATTTTTCGTCGCCCGGATGGAGAGCTATATACGGAAGAACTTTTCGGGGCGGAGGGTTTTCATGGAAACAGCTCTTTGCTTTACCATCACCACATGCCGACAAGGGTGGTTAAAATTGAAGAAGGGGCAGAGGTTATTGTTAAAAAAGCGGATGAAAAAACGCTCCGGCATCGCTTACTGAAGACGAAGGACGTCCCTGCCGGCGGAGACCCCATTACCGGCCGTAAAGTACTAATGTTCAATAACGACATTCAGATTGGAACGGCGCGGCCCAATGGTAACATGGATTATTTCTATCGCAATGGGGAACATGATGAACTGATTTTTATCCACGAAGGTGAGGGACATATACAGTCGGTTTTTGGTCGGCTTGATTTTGGCTATGGCGACTATATTTTCCTTCCCCGCGGAACCACCTACCAAATGAATTTTGAGACGGATGATAATCGGTTCCTGTTTGCTGAGTCCACCGGACCTATTGAATTTCCTAAGCGTTACCTGTCTGAAATGGGGCAGTTTATGGAGAACTCTCCCTTCTGTGAGCGGGATTTCCGGCTTCCCTCCGAACAGCTTTTCTTCCCGGAAGAAGGTGAGTTCGAAGTGCGTATTAAAAAAGGAGGGCGATTCCATCATTACACTTTTGATCATCACCCTTGTGATGTAGTCGGTTGGGATGGATACCTGTATCCGTGGATTTTCAATATTAAAGATTTTGAGCCGATAACCGGCCGCATCCATCAGCCGCCACCGGTTCACCAAACCTTCCGTGGACATAATTATGTGGTATGCAGTTTCTGCCCGCGTAAATTCGATTATCATCCCGAATCTATTCCGGCGCCTTACAACCACTCCAATGTAGATTCTGATGAGATGATCTATTATGTAGAAGGGGATTTCATGAGTCGGGAAGGAATTGGCTATGCGGATATCACGTTGCATCCCGGTGGTATTCCGCACGGACCTCAACCCGGTAAAGCCGAAGCGAGTATTGGAGCCGAAGAAACCGATGAATATGCGGTTATGATAGACACTTTCCACCCAATGTATGTAACGGAAGAAGCCATGCGGCTGGATGACCCAAGCTATCCGTATTCCTGGCTGGAGGATGAGTAG
- a CDS encoding M61 family metallopeptidase, with the protein MRKVFLLFTFSLITLSLTAQTTTNYKISFENAVHHEAEISVTYTNLEYKVLEVRMSRTSPGRYALHEFAKNVYGVKATDGKGKELEVTRPNPHQWNVSGHDGTVKFEYTLFANRGDGTYSQVDETHAHLNMPATFAWARDYEHRPIEITFDVREDLNWKVATQLKPLEGTTYYAPDLYYFLDSPVEIADFHERQEAIDGQLIKMALHTSATDEEVDEYFGKVMAIVNAQVNLFGELPEFDYGEYVFLNCFMPNASGDGMEHRNSTIVTNSKPIDRPLGNTSLGTVSHEFIHVWNVERIRPASLEPFNFEEANMSGELWFAEGFTSYYDDLILHRAGINTAEEYAEALDGGLNYVINRPGRQFFSPVEMSYQAPFVDAATSVDPQNKTNTFISYYTYGSVLGLGLDLSLRKMDGNKNLDDFMKLMWRAFGRTEVPYTNRDIHEMLAEYAGEDLADEFFEKYIFDSQLPDYESLLADFGITLTKANPGKAVLGTDIEIESGVGKLESNALIGSPIYKAGIESEDEITTIAGTSLSEVESVDDILSEYKPGDEIEIEFTRWAQAKTVKVRLVEDQKLQTELNDKISIEINSKRNDWLRE; encoded by the coding sequence ATGAGAAAAGTTTTTCTGCTATTCACGTTTTCACTCATCACTTTATCACTTACCGCACAGACTACCACCAACTACAAGATCTCTTTTGAGAATGCCGTTCATCACGAAGCGGAGATATCGGTTACGTACACCAACCTGGAGTATAAAGTACTGGAAGTGCGAATGAGCCGGACTTCTCCCGGTCGATATGCGCTCCACGAGTTTGCAAAGAATGTATATGGGGTAAAAGCCACCGACGGCAAGGGAAAGGAGTTGGAAGTGACCCGCCCAAATCCGCACCAATGGAATGTAAGCGGACATGATGGAACCGTGAAATTTGAGTACACCCTGTTTGCCAATCGGGGAGACGGCACCTATTCACAAGTAGATGAAACCCATGCCCACCTCAACATGCCGGCGACTTTCGCCTGGGCCAGGGATTACGAACACCGCCCGATTGAAATCACCTTTGATGTGCGTGAAGACCTGAACTGGAAAGTGGCAACGCAGCTAAAACCGCTGGAAGGAACGACTTATTACGCGCCCGACCTCTATTATTTCCTGGACAGCCCGGTTGAGATTGCGGATTTCCATGAGCGGCAGGAAGCCATTGATGGCCAGCTTATTAAAATGGCTTTGCATACCTCGGCAACGGATGAAGAAGTAGATGAATACTTTGGTAAAGTGATGGCCATCGTGAATGCACAGGTCAACCTATTCGGAGAGCTGCCTGAATTTGACTACGGTGAGTACGTATTTCTGAATTGTTTTATGCCCAACGCAAGCGGAGACGGAATGGAGCATAGAAATTCCACCATTGTAACCAACTCTAAACCCATAGACAGACCGCTCGGGAATACCAGCTTGGGAACCGTTTCTCACGAATTTATTCATGTCTGGAATGTAGAGCGTATTCGTCCGGCCAGCCTGGAGCCCTTCAATTTTGAGGAAGCCAACATGAGTGGCGAGCTCTGGTTTGCTGAAGGATTTACCAGCTATTACGATGATTTGATTCTTCACCGGGCCGGGATCAATACAGCTGAGGAGTATGCAGAAGCCCTTGATGGCGGATTGAACTATGTAATCAACAGACCCGGACGACAGTTTTTCTCTCCGGTTGAAATGAGTTACCAGGCCCCGTTTGTGGATGCAGCCACGTCCGTAGATCCTCAGAATAAAACAAACACCTTCATTTCTTATTACACCTATGGAAGCGTGCTCGGGCTTGGACTGGACCTTTCACTCAGAAAAATGGACGGCAACAAAAATCTCGATGACTTTATGAAGCTGATGTGGAGAGCGTTCGGGAGAACGGAAGTCCCTTATACCAATCGTGATATTCATGAAATGCTGGCTGAATATGCCGGCGAGGATTTGGCCGATGAGTTTTTCGAGAAATACATTTTTGATAGTCAGCTGCCGGATTATGAAAGCCTGTTGGCTGATTTTGGAATCACTCTTACCAAAGCCAACCCGGGAAAAGCTGTCCTTGGAACAGACATTGAAATTGAAAGTGGTGTCGGTAAGCTGGAATCCAATGCGCTGATTGGTTCACCGATTTATAAAGCAGGGATTGAGTCGGAGGATGAAATCACAACTATCGCAGGAACTTCTTTGAGTGAGGTGGAAAGTGTGGATGATATCCTTAGCGAATACAAACCTGGGGATGAAATTGAAATTGAATTTACAAGATGGGCACAAGCAAAGACTGTGAAAGTTAGGTTGGTTGAAGATCAAAAATTACAAACTGAACTAAATGATAAAATTAGTATCGAAATAAATTCTAAAAGAAATGATTGGCTAAGAGAATAA
- a CDS encoding TIR domain-containing protein, whose product MSKKKVFISYHHDNDQNYKNQLIKFNLAHDIFENVSVDTGDISDDLESQRIREIIRDDYLQDSTVTIVLIGTETKGRKHVDWEIYSSMINGKVNKRSGILVINLPTINCEYYTASLEGEKDILYPGEENWISIKDRSKYEQRYPHMPDRIIDNLLNEKARISVVNWNKIISDRSFLRFLIEKTSDQRLDNEYDLSRKMRRSNSPRKGLRW is encoded by the coding sequence ATGTCTAAGAAAAAAGTATTTATAAGTTATCATCATGACAATGATCAGAACTATAAGAATCAATTGATCAAATTTAATTTGGCGCATGACATTTTTGAGAATGTATCAGTTGATACTGGGGATATTAGCGATGATTTAGAAAGTCAAAGAATAAGAGAAATTATTCGTGATGATTATTTACAAGATTCTACAGTAACAATTGTATTGATTGGTACAGAAACTAAGGGAAGAAAGCACGTTGATTGGGAAATTTATTCTAGTATGATAAATGGGAAGGTTAATAAAAGATCAGGCATTTTGGTGATTAATTTACCAACGATAAATTGTGAATATTATACTGCTTCACTTGAAGGAGAAAAAGATATTCTTTATCCAGGTGAAGAAAACTGGATATCAATTAAGGATCGTTCTAAATATGAACAGAGGTATCCTCATATGCCTGATCGAATTATTGATAATCTTCTCAATGAAAAGGCAAGAATATCAGTTGTCAATTGGAATAAAATTATTAGTGACCGAAGTTTTTTGAGATTCCTTATTGAAAAAACAAGTGATCAAAGGTTGGATAATGAATATGATCTAAGTCGAAAAATGAGGCGATCAAACTCACCAAGGAAAGGATTGAGATGGTAA
- a CDS encoding toll/interleukin-1 receptor domain-containing protein has protein sequence MINEMQVFIAHQKGDREEAKKIATYLRSINIRVYFDEYDRELKKALRENNPKGVVKAIEKGLKSSTHMICLISKNTLYSKWVPFEIGYGYDKTKVYSLTLKGIKDYEIPDYIKATEILRDILDLNIFAKQYGSKRLFEQKNYSNRSSYLHPLSGIMDPIVS, from the coding sequence ATGATAAATGAGATGCAAGTTTTTATAGCTCACCAAAAAGGGGATAGAGAAGAGGCAAAAAAAATAGCAACTTATTTAAGATCCATAAATATTAGAGTCTATTTTGATGAATATGATAGAGAACTAAAAAAAGCTTTAAGAGAGAATAATCCAAAGGGCGTGGTGAAAGCGATAGAAAAGGGGTTGAAATCTTCTACACATATGATATGTTTGATTTCCAAAAATACTCTTTATTCAAAATGGGTGCCGTTTGAAATTGGATATGGTTATGACAAAACGAAGGTATATTCATTAACCTTAAAAGGAATAAAGGATTATGAAATACCTGACTACATAAAGGCTACTGAAATACTAAGAGATATTCTTGATTTGAATATCTTTGCTAAACAATATGGTAGTAAGAGATTATTCGAGCAAAAAAACTATTCAAATAGAAGCTCATACTTACATCCATTAAGTGGAATTATGGATCCAATAGTATCTTAA
- a CDS encoding DUF305 domain-containing protein, producing MKFIKSFFLMVLVVGLSACKSSESVSNNSESGKETATEQSVDNDSGMSTAEMEALYWARQDSARMNFTKADVKFMTGMIAHHAQALIMSRLAPENNASPQIQTLAARIINAQKDEIRSMQTWLRDRDQPVPEVHIEGLNLMIHGLGEDHMKMDHTNMAGMLSPAQLKELSEATGDEFDRLYLKYMIDHHKGAVTMVTKLFDTDGAAQDDAAFRLASDIQVDQRTEIDRMQLMLDRMTAANGQ from the coding sequence GTGAAATTTATTAAATCGTTTTTTTTGATGGTATTAGTGGTGGGATTATCGGCATGCAAAAGCTCGGAGTCGGTAAGCAATAATTCGGAATCAGGTAAAGAGACGGCTACTGAGCAAAGTGTGGATAATGATTCAGGGATGAGTACCGCCGAAATGGAAGCTTTGTATTGGGCCCGACAAGACAGTGCCCGGATGAACTTCACCAAAGCCGATGTAAAGTTTATGACCGGGATGATTGCTCACCATGCACAGGCACTAATCATGTCGCGACTGGCGCCGGAAAATAACGCAAGTCCACAGATCCAAACCCTGGCTGCCCGCATTATCAATGCCCAGAAAGATGAAATCCGCTCTATGCAAACCTGGCTCCGTGATCGCGATCAGCCGGTTCCTGAAGTGCATATCGAAGGATTGAACCTGATGATTCACGGGCTTGGGGAAGATCACATGAAAATGGATCACACCAATATGGCAGGAATGTTATCACCGGCTCAGCTAAAAGAACTCAGCGAAGCCACCGGCGATGAATTTGACCGCCTGTATTTGAAATATATGATCGACCACCACAAAGGGGCGGTAACGATGGTCACCAAATTATTTGATACCGATGGAGCCGCTCAGGACGATGCCGCATTCCGTTTAGCATCAGACATTCAGGTAGATCAGCGGACGGAAATTGACCGTATGCAGCTGATGCTGGACCGGATGACTGCAGCTAATGGCCAATAA
- a CDS encoding LVIVD repeat-containing protein — translation MANKEYHVNKNTEYVLMNKSKLFLTLMVSVLIGAYGCSSSSMMDDSSSPSMMPSIEPKPVTEANPPSPDPRVGLKAGLFDAEEASWNLNMLSQTPPPEDFVGVTNSDLAFKGNYAFQGNYNGVIVWDVSNPRSPELVVDYLCPASQSDVSVYGNLLFVSGEGLGGRLDCGTEGVQETVSEERLRGIRIFDITDVKQPKYVSNVQTCRGSHTHSVLKDPEDDENVYIYVSGSAPVRPNEELPGCSAAMPDEDPNSALFRIEVIKVPLDNPEEAAIVNSPRIFENLTAAPTHGMAPADKAALEKAKEEGAFTAEIFGQERVIPGRYVRMILSNVAQQRAGEGAEPTAADSAYLRENIQMMVDQQFGIGGDEEDDRGPNQCHDITLYPEIGLAGGACEGYGLLLDITDPVNPKRVDAVADSNFSYWHSATFSNDGSKVLFTDEWGGGGQPKCRETDPYEWGANALFTINENNKMEFESYYKLPAPQTSEENCVAHNGSLIPVPGREIMVQSWYQGGISVFDWTDTSNPVEIAFHDRGPVDSTRMANGGSWSVYWYNGMIINSEIARGLDIFELEANPLLTQNEIDAANTVTLDYLNAQGQPMFEWPTTYALAKAYVDQLDRDGEMSASEISALRSGIAKAEKSSGSEKSALLAELADGIDGSASTKAGKLAETLRDLASM, via the coding sequence ATGGCCAATAAAGAATATCACGTCAACAAAAACACAGAATACGTACTTATGAACAAATCGAAACTATTTCTTACGCTGATGGTGTCGGTATTGATTGGTGCCTATGGGTGTTCGTCATCTTCCATGATGGACGACTCAAGCTCACCGTCTATGATGCCATCTATTGAACCCAAGCCGGTAACGGAAGCAAACCCGCCAAGTCCCGACCCACGGGTAGGACTGAAAGCCGGTTTATTTGATGCCGAAGAAGCCAGCTGGAACCTGAATATGCTGTCTCAAACACCACCGCCCGAAGATTTTGTGGGCGTAACGAACTCCGACCTGGCCTTTAAAGGTAACTATGCTTTTCAGGGGAATTATAATGGTGTGATTGTATGGGATGTATCCAATCCCCGATCCCCGGAACTGGTAGTAGATTACTTATGCCCGGCTTCACAAAGTGATGTGTCCGTGTATGGAAATCTTCTTTTTGTATCCGGTGAAGGATTAGGCGGCCGACTCGATTGTGGAACTGAAGGAGTGCAGGAAACAGTGAGCGAAGAACGACTTCGCGGAATCCGGATTTTTGATATTACTGATGTCAAACAGCCAAAATATGTGTCTAACGTTCAAACATGCCGCGGTTCTCACACGCATTCCGTTTTGAAAGATCCTGAAGACGACGAAAACGTTTATATCTATGTGTCAGGATCAGCGCCTGTTCGCCCGAATGAAGAATTGCCGGGATGTTCAGCTGCCATGCCGGATGAAGATCCTAATTCCGCCTTATTCAGAATTGAGGTAATTAAAGTCCCGCTGGATAATCCTGAAGAAGCAGCTATCGTAAATTCTCCCCGAATTTTTGAAAACCTGACAGCTGCTCCAACCCATGGTATGGCTCCGGCCGACAAAGCAGCGTTGGAAAAAGCGAAAGAAGAAGGAGCTTTTACAGCCGAAATTTTTGGTCAGGAACGAGTAATTCCTGGTCGGTATGTACGAATGATTCTATCGAATGTAGCCCAGCAGCGAGCCGGAGAAGGTGCAGAACCTACAGCGGCTGACAGTGCTTATCTCCGTGAAAATATCCAGATGATGGTGGACCAGCAGTTTGGAATAGGTGGTGATGAAGAAGACGATCGCGGACCAAACCAGTGTCACGACATCACCCTTTATCCGGAGATTGGTTTAGCCGGGGGTGCTTGTGAAGGCTACGGACTCTTACTGGACATCACGGATCCTGTAAACCCTAAACGGGTTGATGCGGTTGCTGATTCAAACTTCTCATACTGGCACTCTGCTACCTTCAGTAACGATGGAAGCAAAGTGTTGTTTACGGATGAATGGGGCGGCGGCGGTCAGCCAAAATGCCGTGAAACGGATCCTTACGAGTGGGGAGCTAATGCCCTGTTCACCATCAATGAGAACAATAAGATGGAATTCGAGAGCTATTATAAACTACCTGCTCCACAAACCAGTGAGGAAAACTGTGTAGCTCACAACGGATCTCTGATTCCGGTTCCGGGACGGGAGATTATGGTTCAGTCGTGGTATCAGGGTGGTATTTCTGTGTTTGACTGGACAGATACATCCAACCCGGTTGAAATTGCCTTTCACGATCGTGGCCCGGTTGATTCTACCCGTATGGCGAACGGCGGAAGCTGGTCGGTATATTGGTACAACGGTATGATCATCAATTCTGAAATTGCCAGAGGACTGGATATTTTTGAGCTGGAAGCCAATCCGCTGCTCACTCAGAATGAAATCGATGCAGCGAATACGGTAACGCTCGATTACCTGAACGCTCAGGGACAGCCTATGTTTGAATGGCCTACAACCTATGCGTTAGCCAAAGCTTACGTAGATCAGCTTGACCGCGATGGAGAAATGAGTGCATCAGAAATTTCAGCACTCCGATCCGGGATAGCGAAAGCAGAGAAGTCATCCGGTTCAGAAAAATCAGCACTACTGGCTGAATTAGCTGACGGAATTGACGGTTCAGCTTCTACAAAAGCAGGAAAGCTGGCTGAAACACTTCGTGACCTGGCTTCTATGTAA
- a CDS encoding M24 family metallopeptidase: MKQLLTITLLIILSLPLSAQNYPHIFPMKERAAVINDMLKDKVENYLPEMMRETGIDMWIIVSREYNEDPVIETMLPATWLAARRRTILVMHDLGPGKGVETLAVARYDVGEVFKKAWDKEKEPNQWKRLKEIIEERDPERIGINISEIWGHADGMVVTDYEEMKEAIGKKYTDRLVSAEKLAVSWLETRTEKEMQVYPQIVRIAHQIIAEGFSDAVIQPGITTTEDVVWWYREKIRELKLITWFHPSVSIQRADPESFDHLRTFDSRPGENMIMPGDLLHVDFGIKYLRLNTDTQQHAYVLRPEETEVPDYLVHAFENGNRLQDIFTNNFKEGRTGNEVLKMSREQAIEEGLKPSIYTHPIGYHGHAAGTTLGMWDAQGGVPGDGDYPLHLNTAYSIELNAATYIEEWGKEIRIMLEEDAFFDDSGVWYIDGRQREIMMIPRVPAKQ; the protein is encoded by the coding sequence ATGAAACAACTTCTGACTATCACCCTGCTGATTATTCTTTCCCTTCCACTTTCAGCCCAAAACTATCCGCACATTTTTCCAATGAAGGAACGGGCAGCTGTAATTAATGATATGCTAAAGGATAAAGTCGAGAATTATCTTCCGGAAATGATGAGGGAAACCGGCATCGACATGTGGATTATAGTTTCGAGGGAGTATAATGAAGATCCGGTGATTGAAACCATGCTTCCGGCTACCTGGCTGGCTGCCCGGCGCCGTACTATTTTGGTGATGCATGATTTGGGTCCCGGAAAAGGCGTTGAAACCCTGGCAGTGGCCCGGTATGATGTGGGAGAAGTTTTTAAGAAAGCGTGGGATAAAGAGAAGGAACCCAATCAATGGAAGCGGCTGAAAGAGATTATCGAAGAAAGGGATCCCGAGCGAATTGGTATCAATATTTCTGAGATTTGGGGACACGCAGATGGCATGGTGGTAACCGATTACGAGGAAATGAAAGAAGCCATTGGTAAGAAATACACCGATCGCTTGGTTTCAGCGGAGAAACTGGCGGTGAGCTGGCTGGAAACCCGCACGGAGAAAGAAATGCAGGTGTATCCGCAGATTGTCCGAATTGCCCACCAAATCATAGCCGAAGGATTTTCAGATGCTGTTATTCAGCCGGGTATCACCACCACCGAGGATGTGGTTTGGTGGTATCGGGAAAAGATCAGGGAGTTAAAGCTGATCACATGGTTTCATCCCAGCGTATCCATCCAACGGGCTGACCCTGAATCTTTTGATCACCTGAGAACCTTTGATAGTCGGCCCGGAGAAAACATGATCATGCCCGGAGATTTACTACACGTGGATTTTGGTATCAAGTACCTGAGGCTCAATACGGATACCCAGCAGCATGCCTATGTACTTCGTCCGGAAGAAACCGAAGTGCCGGATTACCTGGTGCATGCTTTTGAAAATGGGAATCGACTGCAGGATATCTTCACCAATAATTTTAAGGAAGGAAGAACCGGTAATGAAGTATTGAAAATGTCGCGTGAGCAAGCTATCGAAGAAGGACTCAAGCCAAGTATCTATACGCACCCAATTGGTTATCACGGTCATGCTGCGGGGACCACACTTGGCATGTGGGATGCTCAGGGGGGCGTGCCCGGCGATGGTGATTACCCGTTACATTTGAACACAGCTTATTCCATAGAGTTGAACGCTGCTACCTATATTGAAGAATGGGGTAAAGAAATCCGGATAATGCTGGAAGAAGATGCCTTTTTCGACGATTCCGGCGTGTGGTATATTGATGGTCGTCAGCGGGAAATTATGATGATTCCAAGAGTTCCGGCAAAGCAGTAA